The Vitis riparia cultivar Riparia Gloire de Montpellier isolate 1030 chromosome 10, EGFV_Vit.rip_1.0, whole genome shotgun sequence genome includes a region encoding these proteins:
- the LOC117924221 gene encoding peroxisomal membrane protein PMP22-like isoform X2 produces MGKFGTLEGNICWAITAAVLSAVSDIVSQKLSGIQKLQLKRLLLKVLLGFVYLGPFGHFLHILLDKLFKGKKDSKTVAKKVVLEQLTASPWNNFVFMVYYGLVIEGRNWSQVKTKIKKDYPAVQYTSWTFWPVVGWVNHQYVPLQLRVIFHSVIACAWGIFLNLQARSIAAKKA; encoded by the exons ATGGGAAAATTCGGGACTTTGGAGGGCAATATATGTTGG GCCATTACAGCGGCTGTGTTGTCAGCTGTCAGTGACATAGTTTCTCAAAAGCTATCTGGTATTCAGAAACTTCAACTGAAGCGTCTTCTTCTCAAAGTG CTTCTTGGATTTGTTTATCTTGGGCCCTTCGGACATTTTCTGCATATACTACTGGATAAGCTTTTTAAGGGGAAGAAAGATTCAAAGACAGTGGCCAAGAAG GTGGTCCTCGAACAGTTGACTGCTTCACCTTGGAACAACTTTGTATTTATGGTCTACTATGGGCTGGTTATTGAGG GAAGAAACTGGTCCCAGGTGAAAACTAAGATCAAGAAGGATTATCCTGCAGTGCAGTATACATCATGGACG TTCTGGCCGGTGGTAGGATGGGTCAATCACCAGTATGTGCCACTCCAGTTGCGTGTCATCTTCCATAGTGTCATTGCATGTGCCTG ggGAATATTTCTGAATCTACAAGCAAGGTCGATTGCAGCAAAGAAAGCCTAA
- the LOC117924221 gene encoding peroxisomal membrane protein PMP22-like isoform X1, with protein MGSLAKKGLHQYLLQLQHHPLRTKAITAAVLSAVSDIVSQKLSGIQKLQLKRLLLKVLLGFVYLGPFGHFLHILLDKLFKGKKDSKTVAKKVVLEQLTASPWNNFVFMVYYGLVIEGRNWSQVKTKIKKDYPAVQYTSWTFWPVVGWVNHQYVPLQLRVIFHSVIACAWGIFLNLQARSIAAKKA; from the exons ATGGGATCATTGGCGAAGAAGGGTTTGCACCAGTACCTTTTACAACTTCAGCATCACCCTTTGAGAACCAAG GCCATTACAGCGGCTGTGTTGTCAGCTGTCAGTGACATAGTTTCTCAAAAGCTATCTGGTATTCAGAAACTTCAACTGAAGCGTCTTCTTCTCAAAGTG CTTCTTGGATTTGTTTATCTTGGGCCCTTCGGACATTTTCTGCATATACTACTGGATAAGCTTTTTAAGGGGAAGAAAGATTCAAAGACAGTGGCCAAGAAG GTGGTCCTCGAACAGTTGACTGCTTCACCTTGGAACAACTTTGTATTTATGGTCTACTATGGGCTGGTTATTGAGG GAAGAAACTGGTCCCAGGTGAAAACTAAGATCAAGAAGGATTATCCTGCAGTGCAGTATACATCATGGACG TTCTGGCCGGTGGTAGGATGGGTCAATCACCAGTATGTGCCACTCCAGTTGCGTGTCATCTTCCATAGTGTCATTGCATGTGCCTG ggGAATATTTCTGAATCTACAAGCAAGGTCGATTGCAGCAAAGAAAGCCTAA
- the LOC117924115 gene encoding probable F-box protein At4g22030, translated as MASLQSSSLIFSSSKRSINAAIHLPKARTPASFSIPKLPLTTNLKVAEELKIGDGLITEKSSVKTADSAATAKLYAILEAVADRVEMHVNLGEQRNNWNTLLLNSINMITLAAATMAGVSATVGVGEPPLAFKVSSTLLFSAATGMLLVMNKIQPSQLAEEQRNAARLFRQLQAQIETVLAVRTPTQADVEGVMEKVLALDKAYPLPLLGVMIEKFPETFQPAVWWPGNDSHQGRRELEKECNENNGWSEKMEVEMREVVKVLKRKDAEDYMRLGNLGLKINKVLAISGPFLTGMAAAASALAGPSSQSPWAATLAVAAGSLASVVNTLEHGGQVGMVLEMYRNCAGFFQNMEESIESTLGETELQKRENGELFEMKVALQLGRSLSQLRDLAGEADSTNEFASKLF; from the coding sequence ATGGCTTCTTTACAGTCTTCGTCTCTTATATTCTCTTCTTCCAAGAGATCAATCAACGCTGCTATCCATCTTCCAAAGGCTAGAACACCAGCCAGTTTCTCCATTCCAAAGCTTCCCTTGACAACAAACCTCAAGGTTGCTGAGGAGTTGAAGATCGGAGATGGGTTGATCACAGAAAAAAGCAGTGTGAAAACTGCTGATTCTGCGGCCACAGCCAAGCTTTACGCAATCTTGGAGGCTGTGGCTGATAGGGTGGAGATGCACGTCAATCTTGGAGAGCAGAGAAATAACTGGAACACCCTTCTCTTGAATTCTATCAATATGATCACTCTCGCTGCTGCTACCATGGCCGGGGTTTCGGCCACTGTTGGGGTTGGAGAACCCCCTTTGGCTTTTAAGGTGTCGTCTACTCTCTTGTTCTCTGCTGCCACTGGCATGCTGCTTGTGATGAACAAGATCCAGCCGTCTCAGCTGGCGGAAGAGCAGCGAAATGCGGCGAGGTTGTTCAGGCAACTCCAAGCCCAGATTGAAACTGTACTCGCTGTTCGGACCCCAACTCAAGCGGATGTCGAGGGTGTGATGGAGAAGGTCTTGGCTCTGGACAAAGCTTACCCACTTCCACTGCTTGGTGTAATGATCGAAAAGTTCCCGGAAACGTTCCAGCCAGCTGTTTGGTGGCCAGGAAATGATTCTCACCAAGGAAGGAGAGAATTAGAGAAAGAATGTAATGAGAATAATGGATGGAGTGAGAAGATGGAAGTGGAAATGAGGGAGGTGGTCAAAgtgttgaaaagaaaagatgCTGAAGACTACATGAGACTAGGCAACCTGGGTTTGAAGATAAACAAAGTCTTAGCCATCTCAGGCCCTTTCCTCACTGGTATGGCAGCTGCCGCCTCCGCTCTTGCAGGCCCTTCTTCCCAAAGCCCATGGGCGGCGACACTGGCAGTTGCCGCCGGATCGTTGGCCAGCGTTGTTAACACCCTGGAGCATGGTGGGCAAGTTGGGATGGTGCTGGAAATGTACAGAAACTGCGCAGGCTTCTTCCAAAACATGGAAGAATCCATTGAGTCCACACTCGGAGAGACTGAACTTcagaagagagaaaatggagagtTGTTTGAAATGAAGGTGGCTTTGCAGTTGGGAAGAAGCTTGTCACAGCTTAGAGATCTCGCAGGAGAGGCAGATTCCACAAATGAATTTGCAAGCAAGCTCTTCTGA
- the LOC117924134 gene encoding probable F-box protein At4g22030, translating to MSSLQSSSLILSSSKRSVNAAIHLPKARTPASFSIPKLPMTTNLKVAEELKIGDGLITEKSSVKAADSAATAKLYAILEAVADRVEMHVNLGEQRNNWNTLLLNSINMITLAAATMAGVSATVGVGEPLLAFKVSSTLLFSAATGMLLVMNKIQPSQLAEEQRNAARLFRQLQAQIETVLAVRTPTQEDVEVVMEKVLALDKAYPLPLLGVMIEKFPETFQPAVWWPENDSHQGRRELEKECNENNGWSEKMEVEMREVVKVLKRKDAEDYMRLGNLGLKINKVLAISGPFLTGMAAAASALAGPSSQSPWAATLAVAAGSLASVVNTLEHGGQVGMVLEMYRNCAGFFQNMEESIESTLGETELQKRENGELFEMKVALQLGRSLSQLRDLAGEADSTNEFASKLF from the coding sequence ATGTCTTCTTTACAGTCTTCATCTCTAATACTCTCTTCTTCCAAGAGATCAGTCAACGCTGCTATCCATCTTCCAAAGGCTAGAACACCGGCCAGTTTCTCCATTCCAAAGCTACCCATGACTACAAACCTCAAGGTTGCTGAAGAGTTGAAGATCGGAGATGGGTTGATCACAGAAAAAAGCAGTGTGAAAGCTGCTGATTCTGCGGCCACAGCCAAGCTTTACGCAATCTTGGAGGCTGTGGCTGATAGGGTGGAGATGCACGTCAATCTTGGAGAGCAGAGAAATAACTGGAACACCCTTCTCTTGAATTCTATCAATATGATCACTCTCGCTGCTGCTACCATGGCCGGGGTTTCGGCCACTGTTGGGGTTGGAGAACCCCTTTTGGCTTTTAAGGTGTCGTCTACTCTCTTGTTCTCTGCTGCCACTGGCATGCTGCTTGTGATGAACAAGATCCAGCCGTCTCAGCTGGCGGAAGAGCAGCGAAATGCGGCGAGGTTGTTCAGGCAACTCCAAGCCCAGATTGAAACTGTACTCGCTGTTCGAACCCCAACTCAAGAGGATGTCGAGGTTGTGATGGAGAAGGTCTTGGCTCTGGACAAAGCTTACCCACTTCCACTGCTTGGTGTAATGATCGAAAAGTTCCCGGAAACGTTCCAGCCAGCTGTTTGGTGGCCGGAAAATGATTCTCACCAAGGAAGGAGAGAATTAGAGAAAGAATGTAATGAGAATAATGGATGGAGTGAGAAGATGGAAGTGGAAATGAGGGAGGTGGTCAAAgtgttgaaaagaaaagatgCTGAAGACTACATGAGACTAGGCAACCTGGGTTTGAAGATAAACAAAGTCTTAGCCATCTCAGGCCCTTTCCTCACTGGTATGGCAGCTGCCGCCTCCGCTCTTGCAGGGCCTTCTTCCCAAAGCCCATGGGCGGCGACACTGGCAGTTGCTGCCGGATCATTGGCCAGCGTTGTTAACACCCTGGAGCATGGTGGGCAAGTTGGGATGGTGCTGGAAATGTACAGAAACTGCGCAGGCTTCTTCCAAAACATGGAAGAATCCATTGAGTCCACACTTGGAGAGACTGAACTTcagaagagagaaaatggagagtTGTTTGAAATGAAGGTGGCTTTGCAGTTGGGAAGAAGCTTGTCACAGCTCAGAGATCTCGCAGGAGAGGCAGATTCCACAAATGAATTTGCAAGCAAGCTCTTCTGA